The following coding sequences are from one Streptomyces sp. NBC_01294 window:
- a CDS encoding carboxylesterase/lipase family protein, whose product MKRPGNRLPSARSPRSLLGTALGLAALLVSAAPTTATATATATATATATATATATATATATATATATATATATATATASGGSPRPVVTVAQGALRGQSQDGAQEFLGVPYAAPPVGDARLRAPQPPPRWNGVRDAVRQAPACLQFSPFGLSDPQAVSEDCLYLDVYRPRTARPGARLPVVLWMHGGAYSQGTGTQFGGRTMADLTQSVVVSINYRLGQLGYLALPELGRENDPRSGSFGLMDQLAALQWTRQNIGAFGGNPANVTISGQSAGSGSVCALLAAPSAAGLFHRAVLQSGPCTLLRTPDSASAEGQARSFAARAGCTAGAEVAACLRAASGAALVEAARTLPTPGPASGDGLLPLAPAQAIGSGAWNKVPVLIGSTRSEARFFVALTQPHLTAEQYTAQILAGYGAAGPEVLARYPVADHGSPYLALSAVMTDSTFACHTAWTAQLFASQVPTYVYEFDDPRSPTLAGAQVPGLDESNAHSAELAYLHDFTMGERPLTPVQVALGNRMKRHWAAFARFGAPVVAGQTPWPAAGAGASAVLTLHPTATRTTTSFGADHQCAFWRTQPPRPL is encoded by the coding sequence ATGAAGAGGCCCGGGAACCGGCTGCCTTCGGCAAGATCCCCAAGATCCCTGCTCGGTACGGCCCTCGGGCTGGCGGCTCTCCTCGTCTCGGCGGCGCCGACGACGGCGACGGCGACGGCGACGGCGACGGCGACGGCGACGGCGACGGCGACGGCGACGGCGACGGCGACGGCGACGGCGACGGCGACGGCGACGGCGACGGCGACGGCGACGGCGACGGCGACGGCGACGGCCTCCGGCGGATCACCGCGCCCGGTGGTCACCGTCGCGCAGGGCGCCCTGCGCGGCCAATCACAGGACGGGGCCCAGGAGTTCCTCGGTGTCCCCTACGCCGCTCCCCCGGTCGGGGACGCACGGCTGCGGGCGCCTCAGCCGCCGCCCCGCTGGAACGGCGTGCGCGACGCCGTCCGACAGGCCCCCGCCTGCCTGCAGTTCTCGCCGTTCGGCCTGAGCGATCCGCAGGCCGTCAGCGAGGACTGCCTCTACCTGGACGTGTACCGGCCGAGGACGGCCCGCCCGGGAGCCCGGCTCCCGGTGGTCCTCTGGATGCACGGAGGCGCGTACAGCCAGGGCACGGGCACCCAGTTCGGCGGGCGCACCATGGCCGACCTCACCCAGAGCGTGGTCGTCAGCATCAACTACCGGCTGGGGCAGCTCGGTTATCTGGCTCTTCCCGAGCTGGGCCGGGAGAACGACCCGCGCTCCGGGTCCTTCGGGCTGATGGACCAGCTCGCGGCGCTGCAGTGGACCCGGCAGAACATCGGCGCGTTCGGCGGGAATCCGGCCAACGTCACGATCTCCGGGCAGTCCGCGGGCAGCGGCTCCGTCTGCGCGCTGCTGGCCGCCCCGTCGGCCGCGGGCCTGTTCCACCGGGCCGTGCTGCAGAGCGGCCCGTGCACCCTGCTCCGTACGCCCGACAGCGCGAGCGCCGAGGGGCAGGCGCGGTCCTTCGCCGCGCGTGCGGGATGCACCGCCGGGGCGGAGGTGGCCGCCTGCCTGCGTGCCGCCTCCGGAGCGGCGCTGGTCGAGGCGGCCCGTACGCTGCCCACGCCGGGTCCGGCGTCGGGCGACGGGCTGCTGCCGCTGGCCCCCGCACAGGCCATCGGGAGCGGCGCGTGGAACAAGGTGCCGGTCCTGATCGGGAGCACCCGCTCCGAAGCCCGCTTCTTCGTCGCCCTGACACAGCCCCATCTGACGGCCGAGCAGTACACGGCGCAGATCCTGGCGGGGTACGGGGCCGCGGGACCCGAGGTGCTCGCCCGCTATCCGGTCGCGGACCACGGCTCGCCGTATCTGGCGCTGTCGGCGGTCATGACGGACTCGACCTTCGCCTGCCACACGGCGTGGACGGCGCAGCTCTTCGCCTCCCAGGTGCCGACGTACGTCTACGAGTTCGACGACCCCCGGTCGCCGACGCTCGCGGGCGCTCAGGTGCCGGGCCTGGACGAGTCGAACGCCCACAGCGCGGAGCTGGCGTATCTGCACGACTTCACCATGGGCGAGCGTCCGCTGACCCCGGTGCAGGTCGCGCTCGGCAACCGGATGAAGCGCCACTGGGCGGCGTTCGCCCGCTTCGGCGCCCCCGTCGTGGCGGGACAGACCCCGTGGCCCGCGGCCGGAGCCGGCGCCTCCGCGGTCCTCAC
- a CDS encoding MFS transporter, whose protein sequence is MATHEVADPTVPPIPEPARQRGLLPLLLVANSALMAVYMGVGSVLLPTQIAAIAPDDKVAVLGLIGGISAIFATAFNPIAGALSDRSGRRNPWILGGALASLAGLAFLGNVTTALLVGIGWCLIQATMNVYQAAVTAIVPDRVAATRRGTASALVGLGLPIGGTVGVLVASQTAEHLRTGYLVLGAIVAVSALLLTGFCRDIPRTGPAADAPAAPKRAQLAAFLSALANHDFRWAFIGRALMVLGYFSVIGYQLYILGDHIALPAGLTPPAAMAVLTPVSMVAMAVSTVLGGLLSDRWNRRKVFVGVSAALAGLVMVVPVVSPTWTGMLVFSALNGLAFGCFMAVDTALVTLVLPRAEDAARDMGVLNIANAGPQIIAPFVASAIVTALGGYTPLFLAGGVLSLIGALAILPIRSVR, encoded by the coding sequence ATGGCCACGCACGAAGTAGCCGATCCGACCGTCCCCCCGATTCCGGAACCCGCCCGCCAGCGTGGGCTCCTGCCCCTGCTGCTGGTCGCCAACTCCGCGTTGATGGCGGTCTACATGGGTGTCGGCTCCGTGCTGCTGCCCACGCAGATCGCCGCGATCGCCCCCGATGACAAGGTCGCCGTCCTGGGCCTGATCGGCGGCATCAGCGCGATCTTCGCCACCGCCTTCAATCCGATCGCCGGCGCCCTCTCCGACCGCAGCGGGCGCCGCAACCCCTGGATCCTGGGCGGCGCCCTGGCCTCGCTCGCCGGCCTGGCCTTCCTCGGCAACGTGACCACCGCGCTGCTCGTCGGCATCGGCTGGTGCCTGATCCAGGCCACCATGAACGTCTATCAGGCCGCGGTCACCGCGATCGTGCCCGACCGGGTCGCCGCCACCCGCCGCGGCACCGCGTCCGCGCTGGTGGGGCTCGGCCTGCCCATCGGCGGCACGGTCGGCGTGCTCGTCGCCTCCCAGACCGCGGAACACCTGCGCACCGGCTACCTCGTCCTCGGTGCGATCGTCGCCGTGTCCGCGCTGCTGCTCACCGGCTTCTGCCGGGACATCCCGCGCACCGGGCCCGCCGCCGACGCGCCGGCCGCACCCAAGCGCGCCCAACTGGCCGCATTCCTCTCGGCGTTGGCCAACCACGACTTCCGGTGGGCCTTCATCGGCCGGGCCCTGATGGTCCTCGGCTACTTCTCCGTCATCGGCTACCAGCTGTACATCCTCGGCGACCACATCGCGCTGCCCGCCGGACTCACCCCGCCCGCCGCGATGGCCGTGCTCACCCCGGTGTCGATGGTCGCGATGGCCGTCTCCACCGTGCTGGGCGGTCTGCTGTCCGACCGCTGGAACCGGCGCAAGGTGTTCGTCGGCGTATCGGCCGCCCTCGCCGGGCTCGTCATGGTGGTCCCCGTGGTCAGCCCGACCTGGACCGGCATGCTCGTCTTCAGCGCGCTCAACGGCCTCGCCTTCGGATGCTTCATGGCCGTCGACACCGCGCTCGTCACCCTCGTCCTCCCGCGGGCCGAGGACGCCGCCCGCGACATGGGCGTCCTCAACATCGCGAACGCGGGACCGCAGATCATCGCCCCCTTCGTCGCCTCGGCCATCGTCACCGCGCTGGGCGGCTACACCCCGCTCTTCCTGGCCGGCGGTGTCCTCTCCCTGATCGGCGCGCTCGCCATCCTCCCGATCCGCAGCGTGCGCTGA
- the surE gene encoding 5'/3'-nucleotidase SurE: MRRKRVLPLAALMLCTPALAGTAPAVASPQTAPSATPAAAPAGPLRILLTNDDGYNAPGIRKAFERLTAAGHDVTIVAPLTNQSGTGTKMMNAPTITVKHPEPKVWAVDGTPGDSVAFGLSEVFAGAAPDLVVSGTNFGPNVAGLATHSGTVGGAVTALESGVPAIALSTGGLSAPDPVTTVNAMGPTVDFAVKLIDRLRARARSGPLLPKGVGLNVNHPVVGADGTGKAAGVAATFQDPQNFLEPDFTDAGDGTWKITVKVDLQPAAKGGDVEAVSAGRIAVSPMNPDWNTGPADHAVTSALLAGLRP, from the coding sequence GTGAGACGCAAGCGAGTTCTGCCGCTGGCCGCCCTGATGCTGTGCACGCCGGCCCTGGCCGGCACCGCACCGGCGGTCGCCTCGCCGCAGACCGCGCCCTCCGCGACGCCGGCGGCCGCGCCCGCCGGCCCGTTGCGGATCCTGCTCACCAACGACGACGGATACAACGCGCCGGGCATCCGCAAGGCCTTCGAGCGGCTGACCGCCGCCGGACACGACGTCACGATCGTCGCCCCGCTCACCAACCAGAGCGGCACCGGCACGAAGATGATGAACGCCCCCACGATCACGGTGAAGCACCCCGAGCCGAAGGTCTGGGCCGTCGACGGCACTCCGGGCGACTCCGTCGCCTTCGGACTGTCCGAGGTCTTCGCCGGCGCCGCCCCCGACCTGGTCGTCTCCGGCACCAACTTCGGCCCGAACGTCGCCGGGCTCGCCACCCACTCCGGTACGGTCGGCGGCGCCGTCACCGCGCTGGAGTCCGGCGTACCGGCCATCGCGCTGAGCACCGGCGGCCTGAGCGCGCCCGACCCGGTCACCACGGTCAACGCCATGGGGCCCACGGTCGACTTCGCGGTCAAGCTGATCGACCGGCTGCGGGCGCGGGCCCGGTCCGGTCCGCTGCTGCCCAAGGGCGTCGGCCTGAACGTCAACCACCCGGTCGTCGGCGCGGACGGCACGGGCAAGGCCGCCGGGGTGGCCGCGACCTTCCAGGATCCGCAGAACTTCCTCGAACCGGACTTCACCGACGCGGGCGACGGCACCTGGAAGATCACCGTGAAGGTGGACCTGCAGCCCGCCGCCAAGGGCGGTGACGTCGAAGCCGTGAGCGCCGGCCGGATCGCCGTCAGCCCGATGAACCCGGACTGGAACACCGGCCCGGCGGACCACGCCGTGACCTCCGCCCTGCTCGCCGGGCTCCGCCCGTAG